The proteins below are encoded in one region of Tomitella fengzijianii:
- a CDS encoding class I SAM-dependent methyltransferase has translation MNWFSDGGADYALSRPDYPPEVVRHLAGVAPPGAGGAGWVVDVGCGTGQFTEQLATAYPAVIGVDPSADQLANVRAAAGGDRIGRVAYACGAAERLPIADHVASLVTAAQSAHWFDLPRFWDEVRRVTVPGAVVALATYGKLVVGPPGDASLPVPDTGGTIRTGGAAAPLQSDRDRGIDAAGARFQRFYGEEIARFWPPERAMVENGYSDIRFPFEELAAPAATIRRSWRLDDLLGYVGTWSATRNIHARGHGDLIDRFAADMAELWGPPELRRPVQWPVSMRVGRVG, from the coding sequence ATGAACTGGTTCAGCGACGGAGGCGCCGACTACGCGCTATCGCGTCCTGATTACCCGCCGGAGGTCGTTCGCCACCTCGCCGGCGTGGCGCCGCCCGGTGCGGGCGGCGCGGGGTGGGTCGTCGACGTCGGCTGCGGCACGGGGCAGTTCACGGAGCAGCTCGCGACGGCCTATCCCGCCGTGATAGGTGTGGACCCGAGCGCGGATCAGCTCGCCAACGTCCGCGCCGCTGCGGGCGGAGACCGGATCGGGCGGGTCGCCTACGCCTGCGGCGCGGCCGAGCGGCTGCCCATCGCGGACCACGTCGCATCGCTCGTCACCGCGGCGCAGTCGGCCCACTGGTTCGACCTGCCCCGGTTCTGGGACGAGGTGCGGCGGGTGACGGTCCCCGGCGCCGTCGTCGCACTGGCGACCTACGGCAAGCTCGTGGTGGGCCCGCCCGGTGATGCTTCGCTTCCCGTCCCCGACACGGGCGGCACCATCCGCACCGGCGGTGCCGCCGCGCCGCTGCAATCGGATCGAGATAGGGGAATCGACGCGGCGGGAGCACGATTCCAGCGATTCTACGGCGAAGAGATCGCACGTTTCTGGCCGCCGGAACGTGCAATGGTGGAAAACGGGTATTCGGACATCCGCTTCCCTTTCGAGGAGCTTGCCGCGCCTGCCGCGACGATCCGCAGGTCATGGCGGCTCGACGACCTGCTCGGGTACGTCGGCACCTGGTCGGCGACGCGCAACATCCATGCACGAGGACACGGCGATCTCATCGACCGGTTCGCGGCCGACATGGCGGAGCTCTGGGGGCCGCCCGAACTCCGGCGCCCCGTGCAGTGGCCGGTATCGATGCGGGTGGGGCGTGTGGGCTGA